One window of candidate division KSB1 bacterium genomic DNA carries:
- a CDS encoding M28 family peptidase → MARTVRQGWLLPPAKRVSRGLLVSFLLTCPFVAPCGGSDPSFDGERAYALLEKQCSFGPRYPGSPGHKACLEFLVSELRQFTADVRLQSFDHSFGLDQQQTARATNVVARLWPDRTRRILLCAHWDTRPWADEDPDPRNRQKPILGANDGASGVAVLLELVRVLHERPPRVGIEIVFFDAEDQGKPGRDATYCVGSRHYARSLPRDDRPEAAILLDMVGDRDLNLFLEGHSYRYARSLADQVWQTARQLGIIEFIPRVQYYVTDDHLPLLELGVPAIDLIDFDYPYWHTLEDTPDKCSPASLEKVGRVLLQVIRQW, encoded by the coding sequence ATGGCTCGGACAGTACGGCAGGGATGGCTGCTCCCCCCGGCAAAACGGGTCTCACGAGGCCTCCTGGTCTCTTTCTTGCTGACGTGTCCGTTTGTGGCGCCCTGCGGAGGCTCGGACCCCAGCTTCGACGGGGAGCGAGCGTACGCCCTGCTGGAGAAGCAATGCTCGTTCGGTCCCCGTTACCCGGGCTCCCCGGGCCACAAGGCCTGCCTGGAGTTCCTGGTCTCTGAGCTCCGGCAGTTCACGGCCGACGTTAGGCTGCAGAGCTTCGATCATTCCTTCGGGCTGGACCAGCAGCAAACGGCTCGCGCCACCAACGTGGTGGCGCGCCTGTGGCCTGACCGGACGCGGAGAATCCTGCTCTGTGCTCACTGGGACACTCGTCCCTGGGCAGACGAAGACCCCGATCCTCGCAACCGGCAGAAGCCGATCCTCGGGGCCAACGACGGAGCCTCTGGGGTCGCCGTACTCCTCGAACTGGTCCGGGTGCTCCACGAGAGGCCGCCACGAGTGGGTATCGAAATCGTGTTCTTTGACGCGGAGGACCAGGGAAAACCAGGTCGCGACGCCACCTACTGCGTCGGCTCCCGGCACTACGCACGCAGCCTGCCCCGGGACGATCGTCCTGAGGCAGCCATCCTTCTGGATATGGTGGGGGACCGCGACCTCAACCTGTTCCTGGAAGGCCATTCCTACCGCTACGCCCGTTCCCTCGCCGATCAGGTGTGGCAGACGGCGCGGCAACTGGGGATCATCGAATTCATCCCTCGCGTTCAGTACTACGTTACGGACGACCATCTGCCGCTCCTGGAACTGGGGGTGCCGGCGATCGACCTGATCGATTTCGATTACCCATACTGGCACACCCTGGAGGACACGCCCGACAAATGCAGCCCCGCAAGTCTCGAAAAAGTGGGCCGTGTGCTTCTGCAGGTGATCCGCCAGTGGTGA
- a CDS encoding T9SS type A sorting domain-containing protein, translating into MRKLWDKRSGKGALILLLASGLVVPGGIRAGQTQALKERLQEASTQRELLAIGQASQKLSTGFSQEVLQALADQQAAKRMAQRAAQAITPEMRVQAFRAAVLLGHARNVDVVEQMRAARKPATVSALSAHQEEGIRGVVTVGGQPPQEPITVVAFDSLGYVVCATETDGAGEYFLSAYAGKFYVMTISNGYVDELYNNVPAPFGDKAGWRAATLVTVPPGAQVSGINFDLDDGAIVTGVIRDSDGIPVAGELVSLVLTSAYSPTTLLSYDVVTDPYTGEYVIHVPAAGEYKLSARTSELGPTWYHDKSDWATADVIRITSTADELRGIDFILAPAGAVVPAYGGAISGQIMGPTFMSPVFIAFAVAFDASDTSVAGIGLSLLGSPYVISGLAPGQYYVWANDLLGDLVRAWFLPTAMNYQGEFYNNARTPAQATLVTVTENDTTEGINFMLDRGATIQGVVKGPNGQALDSVLVIAVDRQIESVLADPFFSHLQLEVSITDQNGAYTLTGLREGDWVLRTLTVLKHAGEVLDEYYQNRYSLWDFENATVLHVNEGATLTGIDFALEAPAYIGGRVTDAPGGDPIEGALIIPIELHRALPEIAFGGSEEDGTYGVGPLPPGDYALLCLIPDKTHLSEFYDGAYRLAEATPIHVPGPGIILGVDFTLERGATVAGYVRFPDGPPVGADSLYGFPVIAFEASTGKLADFAFVQFPGGYRIHNLLPGEYKIAALPILFGYATTYVGGGASYGDPNSAIIGLQNDQVVLADITLAKASGSISGTVRDVVTGEPLNQAVVVAYDASGHIQGLGVAGIDLASFSPTASPGTYQIRGLRPGSYYVRTFALTNAIPLGAELDLGNLPLPGLGDGLPDLTGLNLGGIELPTLYLDLWYPGIPVPEPELADIDLVELVLAMMRHGGADERDADLIPVFLPLPFAAQVPQGAVPVQVGSGETAGVNFSLPPIDLRAVIGVEDNPRAQESTPRTYALHAAYPNPFNAQTRVEWELPASTEVTVQIYNVLGAKVKELVRATQGPGLHAVVWDATDESGKAVPSGVYIVRLEAGKFRAATKLLLQK; encoded by the coding sequence ATGAGGAAACTTTGGGACAAGCGCAGCGGAAAAGGGGCTTTGATCCTGCTCCTTGCCTCGGGGCTGGTGGTGCCCGGAGGGATAAGGGCGGGTCAAACCCAGGCCCTGAAGGAAAGGCTGCAGGAAGCGTCTACGCAGAGGGAGCTGCTGGCGATTGGCCAGGCCTCGCAGAAGCTTTCGACCGGCTTCTCCCAGGAGGTGCTTCAGGCACTTGCCGACCAGCAAGCGGCGAAGAGGATGGCACAGCGAGCTGCGCAGGCCATCACCCCTGAGATGCGCGTCCAGGCTTTCCGCGCGGCCGTCCTGCTCGGGCATGCCCGTAATGTGGACGTGGTGGAGCAGATGAGGGCAGCGCGCAAGCCCGCTACGGTATCAGCCCTTTCCGCCCACCAGGAAGAAGGGATCCGTGGAGTGGTCACAGTAGGAGGTCAACCACCCCAGGAGCCTATCACAGTCGTGGCCTTCGACTCTCTCGGCTACGTCGTCTGCGCGACGGAGACGGACGGGGCGGGAGAATACTTTCTGAGCGCGTATGCCGGCAAGTTCTACGTAATGACGATCAGCAACGGGTACGTCGACGAGTTGTACAACAACGTGCCCGCGCCCTTCGGCGACAAGGCCGGGTGGAGAGCGGCTACCCTGGTCACTGTACCCCCAGGTGCCCAGGTCTCCGGCATCAACTTTGACCTCGACGATGGGGCTATTGTGACCGGCGTGATCCGGGATAGCGACGGCATTCCTGTGGCGGGGGAGTTGGTGAGCCTCGTCCTCACCTCCGCCTATAGCCCTACAACTCTCCTGAGCTATGACGTGGTGACTGACCCCTACACCGGCGAATACGTCATTCATGTGCCGGCAGCGGGGGAGTACAAGCTCTCCGCGCGCACCAGCGAGCTGGGTCCCACCTGGTACCATGACAAGAGCGACTGGGCAACGGCGGACGTGATTCGCATTACCAGCACGGCGGACGAGTTGCGAGGGATCGATTTCATTCTGGCCCCAGCTGGCGCTGTTGTCCCTGCCTATGGCGGTGCGATCAGCGGCCAGATCATGGGCCCAACCTTCATGAGCCCGGTGTTCATCGCTTTTGCCGTGGCCTTCGACGCCAGCGACACCTCGGTAGCGGGTATTGGGCTGTCTCTCCTGGGCTCGCCGTACGTAATCTCCGGCCTTGCGCCCGGACAGTATTACGTGTGGGCCAACGATCTCCTGGGAGACCTTGTCCGCGCCTGGTTCCTCCCCACCGCGATGAACTATCAGGGGGAGTTCTACAATAATGCCCGCACCCCTGCGCAGGCGACCCTCGTCACGGTGACCGAGAACGACACGACCGAGGGGATCAATTTCATGCTCGATCGCGGCGCTACCATCCAAGGCGTGGTCAAGGGGCCAAATGGGCAAGCGCTCGACTCCGTCCTCGTGATCGCCGTCGACCGGCAGATTGAAAGCGTGCTGGCAGATCCCTTTTTCAGCCACTTGCAACTTGAGGTGTCCATTACCGACCAGAACGGGGCCTACACGCTGACAGGCCTGCGGGAGGGAGATTGGGTGCTCCGGACGCTGACCGTCCTGAAACACGCGGGCGAGGTGCTCGACGAGTACTACCAGAATCGCTACAGCCTGTGGGATTTCGAGAACGCCACCGTCCTGCACGTGAACGAGGGCGCCACGCTGACAGGGATTGACTTCGCCCTCGAGGCCCCGGCCTACATCGGCGGCAGGGTAACGGATGCCCCGGGCGGAGATCCCATCGAGGGCGCTCTGATCATCCCCATTGAACTGCACCGCGCCTTGCCCGAGATCGCCTTCGGCGGTAGCGAAGAGGACGGAACCTACGGGGTAGGACCACTGCCTCCTGGGGATTATGCTCTCCTCTGTCTCATCCCCGACAAGACCCACTTGTCGGAGTTTTACGACGGAGCCTATCGCCTGGCCGAGGCAACCCCAATCCACGTGCCGGGCCCAGGGATCATCCTCGGTGTGGACTTTACTCTGGAGCGAGGGGCCACGGTTGCGGGCTACGTGCGCTTCCCCGACGGGCCTCCGGTCGGCGCCGACAGTCTCTACGGCTTCCCCGTTATCGCCTTTGAGGCGAGCACAGGCAAGCTGGCAGACTTCGCCTTCGTACAGTTCCCCGGCGGTTACCGCATCCACAATCTCCTTCCAGGCGAGTACAAGATTGCGGCCCTGCCGATTCTCTTCGGCTACGCCACCACGTACGTCGGTGGAGGCGCTTCCTACGGTGACCCGAACTCCGCGATCATAGGGCTCCAGAACGACCAGGTGGTACTGGCCGACATCACCCTAGCCAAGGCCTCGGGCTCCATTTCCGGCACCGTTCGCGATGTGGTCACGGGCGAACCGCTCAACCAGGCCGTGGTCGTCGCCTACGACGCATCGGGACACATCCAGGGCCTGGGGGTGGCAGGGATCGACCTTGCCAGCTTCAGCCCCACAGCTTCGCCGGGCACCTATCAGATCAGGGGTCTGAGGCCAGGAAGCTACTACGTCCGTACCTTTGCGCTGACCAACGCCATTCCTCTCGGCGCCGAGCTGGACCTGGGTAATCTTCCTCTTCCCGGTCTCGGCGACGGACTTCCGGACCTCACAGGCCTCAACCTGGGCGGGATCGAGTTACCCACGTTGTACCTTGACCTCTGGTACCCCGGGATACCCGTTCCCGAGCCTGAGCTTGCGGACATCGACCTGGTGGAACTGGTCCTTGCGATGATGCGACACGGCGGTGCAGACGAGCGGGATGCCGACCTCATCCCCGTCTTCCTGCCGCTGCCCTTTGCCGCTCAGGTTCCCCAGGGAGCCGTCCCGGTTCAGGTAGGAAGCGGAGAAACGGCGGGCGTGAACTTCAGCCTTCCGCCCATCGATCTCCGTGCGGTCATCGGTGTCGAGGACAATCCGCGGGCCCAGGAGTCGACGCCACGAACCTACGCGCTGCACGCCGCGTATCCGAATCCTTTCAACGCGCAGACGCGCGTCGAGTGGGAGCTTCCCGCCTCGACGGAGGTGACCGTTCAGATCTACAATGTGCTGGGCGCGAAGGTCAAGGAATTAGTCCGTGCGACCCAGGGTCCCGGTCTTCACGCAGTCGTGTGGGATGCCACGGACGAATCCGGGAAGGCTGTTCCCAGCGGCGTCTACATCGTTCGTTTGGAGGCGGGCAAGTTCCGCGCTGCGACCAAGCTGCTGCTCCAGAAGTAA
- the prmA gene encoding 50S ribosomal protein L11 methyltransferase: MVRRRRWLRLTLTGSSPYVETLVDLLLDRGALGSWHEEGRTHVYFAPEFTPLEVHSFVSQLQATFAIPGGAVQHEIQWEEEQDWHLAWRTYFRPVRIGHRLLVRAPWHSPTEGEERIEVVIEPGMAFGTGTHPSTQLSLEALEMLAAPGKRVLDVGTGSGILAIAAAKLGCSPVIGLDIDPLAVDNARLNLRLNRTEGHVRLFVGSLETLAPTACFDLILANLQRQIILSLLGSLRAHLSPAGDLVLAGLIETEEPEITSEMARFGLRPTHHLRREEWVAIVARRQDWELGSGSSWA; the protein is encoded by the coding sequence GTGGTGAGGCGACGGCGCTGGCTGCGACTGACCCTAACTGGCTCCTCCCCTTACGTGGAGACACTCGTCGATCTGCTCCTGGACCGGGGAGCCCTCGGGTCCTGGCATGAGGAAGGACGGACCCACGTCTACTTTGCCCCGGAGTTCACACCCCTCGAGGTGCACTCGTTCGTGAGCCAGCTACAGGCGACCTTCGCCATCCCAGGCGGAGCCGTACAACACGAGATCCAGTGGGAAGAGGAGCAGGACTGGCATCTGGCCTGGAGGACGTATTTCCGCCCGGTCCGAATTGGCCATCGCTTGCTGGTGCGAGCGCCTTGGCATAGTCCAACGGAGGGCGAGGAGAGGATCGAGGTAGTGATCGAGCCGGGGATGGCCTTCGGGACGGGCACGCATCCCAGCACTCAGCTCTCCCTCGAGGCTCTTGAAATGCTTGCCGCACCGGGCAAGCGCGTTTTGGACGTCGGGACCGGCAGCGGGATCCTCGCCATCGCCGCCGCCAAGCTTGGGTGCTCGCCGGTGATCGGGTTGGACATCGACCCGCTGGCCGTGGACAACGCCCGCCTGAACCTGCGACTGAACCGTACTGAGGGGCACGTCCGGTTATTCGTGGGATCGTTGGAGACCCTGGCGCCTACCGCCTGCTTCGACCTGATTCTGGCGAATCTGCAGCGGCAGATCATCCTCTCCTTGCTGGGCAGCCTCCGGGCGCATCTGAGCCCCGCGGGAGACCTCGTCCTGGCAGGCCTGATCGAAACGGAGGAGCCGGAAATCACGTCTGAAATGGCTAGGTTCGGGTTACGGCCAACGCATCATCTGAGGCGGGAGGAGTGGGTCGCGATCGTTGCGAGACGCCAGGACTGGGAGCTGGGGTCTGGTTCCTCCTGGGCCTGA
- a CDS encoding DUF4390 domain-containing protein, translated as MGRDRCETPGLGAGVWFLLGLIYTLPWTSTALGQSEQERWVKVGRVQVQGDSLLVDVVVGRVLTPDFFAALTRGATSALSFEIRLWRVRKLLPDALVLRRVERAKIIFEPLEVAYAVSMPDTASPTYVDLEELEDYLCRSHRLLVTSHVSGLPAGTYYLTVTVVVEPLALESYQELQRWLRGEAGQAVRELGRKQESGHKSRTLRILLDLTGFGDRAYATRSPTFALP; from the coding sequence GTGGGTCGCGATCGTTGCGAGACGCCAGGACTGGGAGCTGGGGTCTGGTTCCTCCTGGGCCTGATCTACACCCTGCCCTGGACGAGCACGGCGCTCGGGCAGAGCGAGCAAGAACGTTGGGTCAAAGTAGGCCGGGTGCAGGTGCAAGGGGACTCGCTTCTTGTCGATGTGGTCGTGGGCCGCGTCCTCACCCCGGACTTTTTCGCCGCCCTAACCCGAGGAGCCACCTCCGCGCTGAGCTTCGAGATCCGGCTCTGGCGGGTGCGGAAGCTCTTGCCGGACGCATTGGTCTTGAGGAGAGTCGAGCGGGCCAAGATCATCTTTGAGCCTCTCGAGGTGGCTTACGCCGTCTCAATGCCTGATACGGCCTCGCCCACCTACGTAGACCTGGAAGAGCTCGAGGATTACCTTTGCCGGTCGCACCGCCTGCTGGTGACCTCCCATGTGTCCGGCCTGCCCGCCGGTACCTACTACCTGACCGTCACGGTGGTGGTCGAGCCCCTGGCGCTGGAGAGTTATCAGGAACTCCAGCGCTGGCTACGAGGGGAAGCAGGGCAGGCGGTCCGAGAGCTGGGCCGCAAGCAAGAGTCGGGGCATAAAAGTCGCACCCTGCGTATCCTCTTGGACCTCACTGGCTTCGGCGACCGCGCCTACGCCACTCGCTCGCCGACGTTCGCGCTCCCGTAG